A window of Cryptomeria japonica chromosome 3, Sugi_1.0, whole genome shotgun sequence contains these coding sequences:
- the LOC131066332 gene encoding scarecrow-like protein 21, translating to MTREFVGGAERMNYQNSPMSPLSPREAGSDGLPHTSQSTNLNFSQIQLSDDFLQTYASDNDCHFKAQPFLQLSTMHSHERSLCMRSSSTVTSPISSETSQTYSWDSQCFQSAEAAIAQDRGHQGGNDQPASLTHLLDQLSTALYGPDGNKPKNMENASEGHMLTENSGWSLQGLSDINDIFDQSSYPVCLQTNNTDSHMAAENLHQQPVNEYQCNKVERMEEVESKAEFCLSKNTPWEKNQVDVLEKAQGDVKCLLIKCAEAVAGNHYVKAGELIAELKKIVSIFGDPMERLGAYMLEGLVARLHSSGGRIYRALNCKDPTSSELLSYMQILYEVCPYFKFGYMAANGAIAEAFRDKDRLHIIDFQIAQGSQWVTLIQALAARPGGAPHIRITGVDDPVAEYARGEGLQLVGQRLSKLAETYQVPFEFHALPVFGADVYASMLDVRPGEALAVNFPLQLHHMPDESVSTSNHRDRILRMVKGLAPNVVTLVEQEANTNTAPFFPRFVETLNYYSAIFESLDVTLPRESKDRVSVEEHCLARDIVNVIACEGAERVERHELLGKWRSRLTMAGFKSYPLSSHVNSTIKFLLESYNENYRLVEKDDALYLGWLDRDLIVASAWK from the coding sequence ATGACAAGAGAATTTGTAGGTGGGGCTGAAAGAATGAATTATCAGAATTCTCCTATGTCTCCTCTTTCTCCTCGAGAGGCTGGATCTGATGGCTTGCCTCATACTAGTCAAAGTACAAATCTCAATTTCAGTCAAATCCAATTGAGCGATGATTTCCTCCAGACTTATGCTTCAGACAACGATTGTCACTTCAAAGCTCAACCATTTTTGCAACTTAGCACTATGCATTCACACGAGAGATCTTTATGTATGCGAAGTTCATCAACTGTTACAAGCCCAATTTCATCAGAGACTTCACAAACATATTCTTGGGATTCTCAATGTTTCCAGTCTGCAGAGGCTGCAATTGCCCAAGATAGAGGACACCAGGGTGGCAATGACCAGCCAGCAAGTTTGACTCACCTGCTTGATCAACTGTCAACTGCATTATATGGACCTGACGGCAATAAACCCAAAAATATGGAAAATGCATCCGAGGGTCACATGCTTACAGAAAATTCAGGGTGGAGTTTACAGGGTTTAAGTGACATTAATGATATTTTTGACCAAAGTTCGTATCCTGTTTGCCTACAAACAAATAATACAGATAGCCACATGGCAGCAGAGAACCTGCACCAGCAACCAGTTAATGAGTATCAATGCAATAAAGTAGAAAGAATGGAGGAAGTAGAATCAAAAGCCGAGTTTTGTTTGTCGAAAAATACTCCTTGGGAAAAAAACCAAGTTGATGTGTTGGAGAAAGCACAGGGAGATGTAAAGTGTTTACTCATCAAATGTGCAGAAGCTGTTGCTGGTAATCATTATGTGAAGGCAGGAGAATTGATTGCAGAGTTGAAAAAAATTGTTTCAATATTTGGGGATCCAATGGAACGGTTAGGTGCATATATGCTAGAAGGCCTTGTAGCAAGGTTGCATTCTTCAGGAGGAAGGATTTACAGAGCCTTGAATTGCAAAGATCCAACCAGTTCTGAACTTCTCTCCTATATGCAAATTCTTTATGAAGTTTGCCCTTATTTCAAATTTGGTTATATGGCTGCGAATGGTGCCATTGCAGAAGCATTCAGAGATAAAGACAGATTGCACATAATTGATTTTCAGATTGCTCAAGGCAGCCAGTGGGTAACATTAATTCAAGCACTTGCAGCAAGACCAGGTGGTGCACCTCATATTCGGATTACAGGTGTTGATGACCCTGTAGCAGAATATGCTCGTGGTGAAGGATTGCAGTTGGTTGGCCAGAGGTTATCAAAGCTTGCTGAGACCTATCAAGTTCCTTTCGAATTTCATGCTCTGCCTGTATTTGGAGCTGATGTTTATGCCAGTATGCTTGATGTTCGGCCTGGGGAAGCATTGGCTGTAAACTTCCCTTTGCAGCTTCATCATATGCCCGATGAGAGTGTAAGCACAAGTAATCATCGTGACCGAATTTTAAGGATGGTCAAAGGTCTGGCTCCAAATGTGGTAACACTAGTGGAGCAGGAAGCAAATACTAATACTGCACCTTTCTTTCCCAGGTTTGTGGAAACCTTGAATTATTATTCTGCTATTTTTGAATCTTTGGATGTAACTCTGCCAAGGGAAAGCAAAGATCGTGTTAGTGTTGAGGAACACTGTCTAGCACGTGATATTGTGAATGTCATTGCCTGTGAAGGTGCTGAACGGGTAGAAAGGCATGAACTTTTGGGTAAGTGGAGATCCCGTCTGACCATGGCTGGATTCAAATCTTATCCTCTAAGTTCACATGTTAACTCCACTATTAAATTTCTTTTGGAGTCTTATAATGAGAACTACAGGCTTGTAGAAAAGGATGATGCTCTCTATCTGGGATGGTTAGACCGAGACTTGATTGTTGCTTCTGCATGGAAGTAG